CCTCATTGCCATAAAGAACGATGTCTAAGTCGAGGGTTCTTGGCCCCCAACGCTCGTTCTTACGGACACGCCCTTGCTCTTGCTCGATCGCCTGTGTGCAATCAAGTAGTTCAAGTGGCGTTAATTCAGTGTGGATCTCTACCACCGCATTAATGTAATCCGGCTGGTTTTGTGGTCCCATCGGAGTGCTACTGTACAGCATAGAAGTCCGACAAAACTCTGATCTTGGTAGCTTTTTTAGAGCTTCAATCGCACTTTCTGCTTGAGTCACAGGATCGGCAAGATTACTGCCGACAGCAATGTATGCCGTGATCATGATGATTGAGCCTTGCTCTTTTTCTTACGAAATGGCTTGCGACGTCGCTTCTTGCTTGGCTCAGGCGAATCAACATCGAGATCGGCAACCATGGCTTGGCGCATGTTACGTCCAGCGTTTTGGAAGGTTTCCCACCATTTTGCTAGCTGTTCAGTTTCACCACCTTCAATCTCTCCTCGCATTTCGAGGAAGTCATACCCCGCTCTGAACTTATTCAATTCCATCAAGCGGAAGGCGCGTTTGCCATTTCGGCGTGGCATGCGCAGTTGTAACTGCCAAATTTCTCGAATAGTGGCGGTATGGCGGCGTGGTATGGCAATAGTACGAACCTGATCATCAAGAATGTAGTTGCTCGCTTCCATGATAGCGTCGTAGTAAGGCAGTTTGCGCTTTTCCATCAGTAGGGCA
This window of the Vibrio neptunius genome carries:
- the folK gene encoding 2-amino-4-hydroxy-6-hydroxymethyldihydropteridine diphosphokinase — its product is MITAYIAVGSNLADPVTQAESAIEALKKLPRSEFCRTSMLYSSTPMGPQNQPDYINAVVEIHTELTPLELLDCTQAIEQEQGRVRKNERWGPRTLDLDIVLYGNEVIDSERLTVPHYGMKEREFVLYPLAEIAPNLTLPCGTRLEELLNVVKQNGLRTWQS